One genomic window of Solanum dulcamara chromosome 10, daSolDulc1.2, whole genome shotgun sequence includes the following:
- the LOC129871041 gene encoding acyl-acyl carrier protein thioesterase ATL3, chloroplastic-like — translation MALICSNDFTLIGNPLLPSTFPVMQLPHRNLKLSTRKLRSFQAHAIDLKGTQGMDELHLHEVELKVRDYELDQFGVVSHATYASYCQHCRHEFLERIGVSTDEVARNGDALAVTELSLKYLAPLRSGDRFLVKVRVSDYTAARLFFEEFIFKLPDQQPILEARGIAVWLNKSYRPVRIPSEFTSKFVQFLRHKASN, via the exons ATGGCTTTGATTTGCAGCAATGACTTTACTTTAATTGGGAACCCACTGTTGCCATCTACATTTCCGGTCATGCAACTCCCGCATCGAAATTTAAAGTTATCAACCAGAAAATTGAGGAGTTTTCAAGCTCATGCAATTGATCTCAAAGGTACCCAAGG AATGGATGAGCTTCATCTCCACGAAGTTGAACTCAAAGTCCGCGACTATGAATTGGATCAGTTTGGTGTTGTAAGCCATGCTACTTATGCAAGTTATTGCCAACATT GCCGTCATGAGTTTCTAGAAAGGATTGGCGTAAGTACTGATGAAGTGGCACGCAATGGTGACGCATTAGCAGTAACAGAGCTTTCACTTAAGTATCTAGCACCTCTAAGG AGTGGAGATAGATTCCTGGTGAAGGTACGAGTATCCGACTATACAGCTGCTCGTTTATTTTTCGAAGAATTCATCTTCAAGCTTCCAGATCAACAA CCTATCTTGGAGGCAAGAGGAATAGCAGTGTGGCTTAATAAAAGTTACCGTCCTGTCCGAATTCCGTCAGAGTTCACATCAAAATTTGTTCAGTTCCTTCGCCACAAGGCATCTAACTAA
- the LOC129869873 gene encoding uncharacterized protein LOC129869873: MSNMFQFQVPKLTKSNYGNWSIQMKVLGAIDCWELVETGYDVSVDATAEVALSNEEKRVLRKNRERDRKTLNAIYESIDESTFEKISGAKISNEAVGDFAKISSRSRKGEKVKSMANEMKRNGEVLDDIRIMEKILWSLTRKFNYAIVAIEESKNLSWISFDELAGSLQDHEQKMKQSDDSEILDQALQRKFSVNEGETSSSSQQSSNNHEGYRRGYRGSNRGGCRQRG, translated from the exons ATGTCAAATATGTTTCAGTTTCAAGTTccaaaattaacaaaatcaaATTATGGCAACTGGAGTATCCAAATGAAAGTACTAGGTGCAATTGATTGTTGGGAACTTGTTGAAACTGGTTATGATGTGTCGGTAGATGCAACAGCTGAAGTGGCTTTATCAAACGAAGAAAAACGAGTGCTGAGGAAAAATCGGGAAAGAGATAGAAAAACGTTGAACGCAATTTATGAAAGTATTGATGAATCAACCTTTGAAAAAATATCTGGTGCAAAGATATCAAATGAGGCCGTGGGAGATTTTGCAAAAATCTCTTCAAGGAGTAGGAAAGGCGAAAAGG TTAAATCGATGGCAAATGAGATGAAAAGGAATGGAGAAGTTCTTGATGATATTAGAATCATGGAAAAGATTTTGTGGTCATTGACACGCAAATTCAATTATGCGATTGTCGCcattgaagaatcaaagaatcTATCATGGATATCCTTTGATGAGCTTGCGGGTTCTCTTCAAGACCATGAGCAAAAGATGAAGCAAAGTGATGATTCTGAAATTCTGGATCAAGCTTTGCAAAGAAAGTTTTCTGTAAATGAAGGTGAAACGAGCAGCAGCTCACAACAAAGTTCAAACAACCATGAAGGATACCGTAGAGGATATAGAGGTAGTAATAGAGGTGGATGTAGGCAACGTGGATGA